From a region of the Mobula hypostoma chromosome 6, sMobHyp1.1, whole genome shotgun sequence genome:
- the ube2g2 gene encoding ubiquitin-conjugating enzyme E2 G2 isoform X2 has translation MRFTGEMFHPNVYPDGRVCISILHAPGDDPMGYESSAERWSPVQSVEKILLSVVSMLAEPNDESGANVDASKMWRDDRVQFCKIAQQTVRKSLGL, from the exons ATGCGTTTCACAGGAGAAATGTTTCATCCAAATG TTTACCCAGATGGAAGAGTTTGCATCTCAATTCTACATGCACCGGGTGACGACCCCATGGGATATGAAAGCAGTGCAGAGCGATGGAGTCCTGTTCAGAGTGTTGAGAAGATTCTCCTGTCTGTTGTCAGCATGCTGGCAG agCCAAATGATGAAAGTGGGGCCAATGTGGATGCCTCGAAGATGTGGCGAGATGACCGGGTACAGTTCTGCAAAATTGCCCAGCAAACTGTGCGAAAATCCCTTGGACTGTGA